A region of Planctomycetia bacterium DNA encodes the following proteins:
- a CDS encoding HAD family hydrolase, with the protein MTRDDAMAGDARRIAMWSGPRNISTAMMRAWGNRPDTFVCDEPLYAHYLSVTRKPHPGIDEVIAAGETDWRKVTDWLTGDVPEGRSIFFQKHMAHHLLPGMDFDWIGQLQNVLLIREPQEMLTSLIKTTPEAQLEDTGLPQQWQLFEWLQSRNDETPLVIDARDVLADPQSMLNKLCGNLGVAFTDAMLTWPAGPRSTDGVWAKHWYHEVEKSTGFRPYEPKNEDVPAHWRELLNVCESIYKRLYANRL; encoded by the coding sequence ATGACGCGAGATGATGCGATGGCAGGGGATGCTCGACGGATTGCGATGTGGTCGGGGCCGCGGAATATTTCCACGGCGATGATGCGGGCATGGGGAAATCGGCCGGATACGTTCGTGTGCGACGAGCCGCTCTACGCGCACTACTTGTCGGTCACGCGGAAGCCGCATCCGGGTATCGACGAAGTCATCGCCGCTGGCGAAACCGATTGGCGCAAGGTGACCGACTGGTTGACTGGCGACGTGCCCGAGGGGCGCTCGATCTTCTTCCAGAAGCACATGGCGCACCATCTGTTGCCCGGCATGGATTTCGATTGGATCGGCCAATTGCAAAACGTGCTGCTGATCCGCGAGCCGCAAGAGATGCTCACGTCGCTGATCAAAACGACGCCGGAAGCGCAATTGGAAGACACAGGGCTCCCGCAACAATGGCAGCTCTTCGAATGGCTTCAGTCGCGTAACGACGAAACACCGTTAGTGATTGACGCCCGTGATGTCTTGGCGGACCCACAGTCGATGTTGAATAAACTCTGCGGTAATCTCGGCGTGGCATTCACCGACGCCATGTTAACCTGGCCAGCCGGTCCGCGCTCCACCGACGGCGTCTGGGCGAAACACTGGTACCACGAAGTCGAAAAATCGACCGGCTTCCGGCCCTACGAGCCGAAAAACGAAGACGTGCCAGCACATTGGCGCGAACTGCTCAATGTCTGCGAATCAATCTACAAGCGATTGTACGCAAACCGCCTGTAG
- a CDS encoding RNA polymerase sigma factor RpoD/SigA yields the protein MAKLRRRTTAAVQSPLETYLREINETALLSAKDEQELATRIGQGDTQARDRMVRANLRLVVNIARGYTGKGLGLQDLIEEGNLGLLRAVEGFDPGVGTRFSTYASYWIKQSIKRALINTAKTIRIPAYMVELLSKWRRASSRLTEELGRTPTPEEIARVLGLPRKKLPIIKKAIRIYNSTPQTDQAEAGWSLGEIVMDDRTRTPEDEMVETDDLSHVMRLLETMDRREATVLRMRFGLDDNEPRTLKEIGESLGLTRERVRQIETEALGKLAIGLDGPLS from the coding sequence ATGGCAAAGCTTCGTCGACGAACAACCGCCGCGGTGCAATCGCCGCTCGAAACTTACTTGCGCGAGATCAACGAGACCGCGCTCTTGTCCGCCAAGGACGAGCAGGAGCTCGCCACGCGGATCGGCCAAGGCGACACGCAGGCACGCGACCGCATGGTCCGTGCGAACTTGCGGCTGGTCGTGAACATCGCCCGCGGGTACACCGGCAAAGGCCTGGGGCTGCAAGACCTGATCGAGGAAGGCAATCTCGGTCTCTTGCGCGCCGTGGAAGGTTTTGATCCCGGCGTCGGCACGCGGTTCAGCACCTATGCCAGCTACTGGATCAAGCAATCGATCAAGCGAGCGCTGATCAACACCGCCAAGACGATTCGCATTCCGGCCTACATGGTGGAGTTGCTCTCCAAGTGGCGTCGGGCCAGTTCGCGATTGACCGAAGAGCTGGGACGCACGCCGACTCCGGAAGAAATCGCCCGCGTGCTCGGCCTGCCGCGCAAGAAACTGCCGATCATCAAGAAGGCGATCCGGATTTACAACAGCACGCCGCAAACCGATCAGGCGGAAGCCGGCTGGTCGCTCGGCGAGATCGTGATGGACGATCGCACGCGAACGCCCGAAGACGAAATGGTCGAGACCGACGACCTCTCGCACGTGATGAGGTTGCTGGAAACGATGGACCGCCGCGAAGCGACCGTGCTGCGGATGCGCTTCGGTCTCGATGACAACGAGCCGCGCACGTTGAAAGAAATCGGCGAATCGCTCGGCTTGACGCGCGAACGCGTACGGCAGATCGAGACGGAAGCGCTCGGCAAGCTCGCAATCGGCCTCGACGGGCCGTTGTCGTAG
- a CDS encoding ABC transporter ATP-binding protein: MSEELVVDFEKRFAGGTTIRANLRRPAREFNITVLFGPSGCGKTTILRSLAGLERPEAGEIRFNGETWFDAKQDVFRTPQARDIGFLFQDYALFPHLTVAQNIGFGLRSLATKERRERVDEMLRLFEIMGLEGRYPNQISGGQQQRVALARVMVRRPRLLLLDEPLSALDASLRENLRWELRRLLGEFRVPVVLVTHDRVEAIALADQVVVMEQGVIRQTGTVQEVFTRPADLSVAKIVGTETVEPGRVVGREDGLAVVQVGGVELLALLPEHIKEDAYVCIRGEEVVLQRQVDAVTSVRNRLVARVVSIVPEGPMVRVGLDCGFRLTSLVTRPACEELRLQIGEEVVAMLKAPAIHLIARG; the protein is encoded by the coding sequence ATGAGCGAAGAACTGGTCGTTGATTTCGAAAAGCGATTCGCGGGCGGCACGACGATCCGCGCGAACTTGCGCCGCCCCGCGCGCGAGTTCAACATCACCGTGCTGTTCGGCCCGTCCGGCTGCGGCAAGACCACGATCTTGCGATCGCTCGCCGGATTGGAACGGCCCGAGGCCGGCGAGATCCGGTTCAATGGCGAGACCTGGTTCGACGCCAAACAGGACGTCTTCCGCACGCCGCAAGCGCGCGATATCGGTTTCCTGTTTCAGGACTACGCCCTCTTTCCGCATTTGACCGTCGCGCAAAACATTGGCTTTGGCCTGCGGTCGCTTGCGACAAAGGAACGCCGCGAGCGCGTCGACGAAATGCTCCGGCTGTTTGAAATCATGGGCCTGGAAGGTCGTTATCCGAATCAAATCTCGGGCGGGCAACAGCAGCGTGTGGCGCTGGCGCGCGTGATGGTCCGGCGGCCACGGCTGCTGTTGCTGGATGAACCGCTGTCGGCCCTCGACGCCTCGCTGCGCGAGAACCTGCGCTGGGAATTGCGCCGACTGCTGGGCGAGTTCCGTGTCCCCGTCGTCTTGGTGACGCATGACCGCGTCGAGGCGATCGCGCTCGCCGATCAAGTCGTCGTGATGGAACAAGGCGTGATCCGTCAGACTGGCACCGTGCAAGAAGTCTTTACGCGGCCCGCCGACCTCTCGGTCGCCAAGATCGTCGGCACGGAGACGGTAGAGCCTGGCCGTGTGGTCGGCAGGGAAGACGGTCTGGCCGTGGTGCAAGTCGGCGGCGTGGAGTTGCTCGCGCTCCTGCCGGAGCACATCAAGGAGGATGCTTATGTCTGCATCCGCGGCGAAGAAGTCGTGCTGCAGCGCCAAGTCGATGCCGTGACCAGCGTCCGCAATCGCCTGGTCGCCCGCGTGGTGTCGATTGTGCCCGAAGGCCCCATGGTCCGCGTGGGCCTCGATTGCGGCTTTCGCCTCACGTCACTTGTCACCCGCCCGGCCTGCGAAGAGTTGCGCCTGCAAATCGGCGAAGAGGTCGTGGCAATGCTCAAAGCCCCGGCGATACATTTGATCGCGCGCGGATAG
- the modB gene encoding molybdate ABC transporter permease subunit → MDGAALWLTLRLSIATTAILTIVGIPLAWWLANTRWRGRFLIEAVVALPLVLPPTVLGFYLLVALGPHSPVGKGYESLTGSMIPFTFPGLLIGSLLYNLPFAVRPFTAAFSSVDRRMIEAAWCLGESRLGTFFRVALPLCWPGVLTGIVLTFAHAIGEFGVVLMIGGNIPGVTRTLSITIYDDVQSLDYASAGQTALFLLGFAFVVLCLAQLLSRRGASI, encoded by the coding sequence GTGGATGGGGCGGCGCTCTGGCTCACTTTGCGGCTTTCAATTGCCACGACGGCGATCCTCACGATTGTCGGCATTCCGTTGGCGTGGTGGTTGGCGAACACCCGCTGGCGTGGCCGCTTTTTGATTGAGGCCGTCGTCGCGTTACCGCTCGTATTGCCGCCCACGGTGCTGGGGTTTTATCTGCTGGTGGCTCTCGGCCCGCACAGCCCGGTTGGCAAGGGCTATGAGTCGCTCACCGGCAGCATGATTCCGTTCACGTTTCCGGGCCTCTTGATCGGGTCGCTCCTGTACAACCTGCCGTTCGCGGTCCGGCCTTTTACGGCGGCGTTTTCGAGCGTCGATCGTCGGATGATCGAGGCCGCTTGGTGTCTGGGCGAATCGCGGTTGGGCACGTTCTTTCGCGTCGCGCTGCCGTTGTGTTGGCCGGGCGTGCTGACCGGCATCGTGCTCACCTTCGCGCATGCGATTGGCGAATTCGGCGTGGTGCTAATGATCGGCGGCAATATTCCCGGCGTGACTCGCACGTTGTCGATCACCATCTACGACGACGTGCAGTCGCTCGACTACGCCTCGGCCGGACAGACTGCGCTCTTTCTGCTCGGTTTCGCCTTCGTCGTATTGTGCCTGGCCCAGTTGCTCTCGCGACGAGGCGCCTCGATATGA